The genome window CCAGTGATCGGATCAAAACGCCCTAAGGTATACTCGCCATTTTTGTGATTACAGCCGACCGGGTTGGCATAAGGCACTAAGGTGATATCACCCATGATTTCCATGTTACGCAGTAATTCCAATAACTGAAAAATGACCGCATTGCCCTGCACTTCAGCACCATGCATATTGGCCTGAATATAAACACTAGGCCCATCACCCAGTCCTTTAAAACGATAAACAGGTACGGTAAGTGCTGCACCACTGGCCATCTCACCAACATGCATCACTTCTTTAGAAAATTTCATCATTATTATTTCACTTATCTCAGGTACCAGTTCGCCGGCTCAGCATCACGAACAGGCGTTAATTTATCGTTTTGCCATACCCATTCACTGGCAATTTCATGACAAAGAAAAAATGGCATACTTTCGGTAAAACCATAAGCACCGCACAAACCAAACACGAGAATATCGTCTACGGCGATATCGTCGGGCAAAGGTAAATGTCCGAGCTTATCCAGACTAGTGCACAATGGCCCGTGAACATCAAACCCTTTAACTGATGCATGTGAATCGCGTAATAATTTAACCGGAAACGGCTGTTCGGTAATTGCCGGACGCAACAAATGATTGATTCCGCCGGCTAAGACTAACTGCTCTTGAGCATAATTAGTTTTTCTATCAACAACCGGCGTTAAGTAATAACCACATTCTGCTACCGCATAGCGTCCAAGTTCCAACCATAGTTCTTCAACACCAGCTTCACTCTTTATCTTTGCTAAATCTTCAATAATTTTCGGCCAAGACAATTGTTGCCCTTGCTGTAAATAATCTATGCCTAAGCCACCGCCCAAATCTAATATCCGTAACTGCATGCCGATTGATTCAGCAAGCTGACAAAGCGGTGGTACCATCTGCTGCCACAGTTGATACATTTTCTCGTTGCTGAGCATATTGCCCCACTGGAAAATATGCAGACCACAAAGGTCGATTGCAAGAAAATCGCTAACCTGAACGTGTTGCCATTCAGCCACTGATAGACCAAATGGCGTCAGTGCATTACCACCAAGTGGGTTTTTCTCACCTTCTGGCCATTGTAATTGCACCCGCAGCAAGACCTGAGGCGTTACCTGCTCAATAGCCGCGGCTTGGTTTATCCACTTAAGCTGATTAATACTTTCAGCAACAAACACCCGCACGCCTTGTTTTATAAAAGCATGAATTTGCCGTTGTGATTTTGCCGGCCCTGTGTTTAATACTCGCTCAGGTAAAATGCCTTGCGCCAACACTTGAGATAATTCGCCTGTGCTGGCAACATCAAAATTAAATCCCGCCTGATCTAAGGTTTGAATAATACGCGACAATGGGTTTGCTTTAACGGCAAACCACAGTTTGATCACGTCCTGTTGCTGCAACTTAGCTAAATGCTGTTGTAGCTGCTCGAGATCATAAACAAAGCAACCGTTAGCGACTTGATACTCAATATCATCGGCAAACTGTTGCTGTAACGATGCGGCTAACGGCTTAGCTAACCAATGCGGATGTGCTGACATATGCTCACCTATTAACGTAAAACAGACTCAAGCTCTAACGAGGCATCGCTTTTTTCATCGCGATATTTCACAATTAAAGCACACGCCATATTTAAACCTTGTGATTGCGCCCAAGCTCCATTCATTGGGCGAGTACCTGGTACCACCACCGCACGCTCAGGAATATCTGCACCTTTTTCTAGCATCACTTGATTAACACAATCATAAACAGGCACAGAAGCCGATAACGACACCCCTGGTGCTAGCACCGCGCCTTTTTTCACTACGATACCTTCAACGATCACCACACCAGCACTTAAAAATGCGTCATCTTCAATAATCACCGGACTAGCGCCTATCGGCTCTAACACCCCACCAATTTGCACCGCCGCAGAAACATGGACATTTTTGCCGACTTGAGCACAAGAACCGATCAATGCATGGCTATCCACCATAGTGCCGGAATCAACAAAAGCACCAACATTAATATAGGCCGGCGGCATTACAATGACACCAGGCGCAACATAAGCACCGCGGCGCACAGACGAGCCCCCAGGTACTAAACGAACGCCATCACTGACAGTAAACTGACGAGCCGCGAGATTATGTTTATCAACAAAGCCTTGATAATTGCCGTTAAATTCAATATTTTCTCCGGCGCCAAATGCCGCGAGAATAGCCTCTTTTGCAGCGACATTTGCATGCCAGTTACCTTGTTCGTCCTGATTTGCTGCGCGAATAGTGCCCGTTTCTAGTTCGGCTAATGTGTCTTGCCAGCTCATTACTACTTCACTCCAATAACTTGTTTATTTTCAATAATTGCTAAATTTTGTTTGCTGTTAAACCAGCGACTAATTTGTTGATCAACTTCAGCTAAGCGATTCTCTGAATCTAACTCCTGTTCAATTAACGGTGCCCGTAATCTGCTATGATTTAATTGCCCTTTCATTGTCATCAGTACTTTAGTAGCAATAGGACTCGCCACTTGAAACAAGGCATCTACCGCGTTTTGCCAGACAGGAAATAATTCATGATGTTGACCTGCTAACGCCAGCTCGACATAGCGATGGGTAGCTTGTGGCCAGATATTGGCGGCAACCGACACTAAGCCTTTTACTCCAGCAGCAGCCAGATACGGCATCATGGCATCTTCACCACTATAAATTTCAATCTTGGGACAATGCTGGCGAT of Thalassotalea insulae contains these proteins:
- a CDS encoding PLP-dependent decarboxylase, with protein sequence MSAHPHWLAKPLAASLQQQFADDIEYQVANGCFVYDLEQLQQHLAKLQQQDVIKLWFAVKANPLSRIIQTLDQAGFNFDVASTGELSQVLAQGILPERVLNTGPAKSQRQIHAFIKQGVRVFVAESINQLKWINQAAAIEQVTPQVLLRVQLQWPEGEKNPLGGNALTPFGLSVAEWQHVQVSDFLAIDLCGLHIFQWGNMLSNEKMYQLWQQMVPPLCQLAESIGMQLRILDLGGGLGIDYLQQGQQLSWPKIIEDLAKIKSEAGVEELWLELGRYAVAECGYYLTPVVDRKTNYAQEQLVLAGGINHLLRPAITEQPFPVKLLRDSHASVKGFDVHGPLCTSLDKLGHLPLPDDIAVDDILVFGLCGAYGFTESMPFFLCHEIASEWVWQNDKLTPVRDAEPANWYLR
- a CDS encoding 2,3,4,5-tetrahydropyridine-2,6-dicarboxylate N-succinyltransferase, yielding MSWQDTLAELETGTIRAANQDEQGNWHANVAAKEAILAAFGAGENIEFNGNYQGFVDKHNLAARQFTVSDGVRLVPGGSSVRRGAYVAPGVIVMPPAYINVGAFVDSGTMVDSHALIGSCAQVGKNVHVSAAVQIGGVLEPIGASPVIIEDDAFLSAGVVIVEGIVVKKGAVLAPGVSLSASVPVYDCVNQVMLEKGADIPERAVVVPGTRPMNGAWAQSQGLNMACALIVKYRDEKSDASLELESVLR